The segment CACCGTCACTTCATTCAGCTGCTTGTCGTCCGAGCTTAACGTGACCTCCAGCGACTGCGGCTTGGTGGCGTCTACCTGGATCTCCTGTGTCTGATAAGAGACATACGATATAATTAATGTATAAGCTTTGTTTTCCAGTTCAGGCAATTCAAACTTACCGTCGAAGTCGGTAATGGTTCCCATCGTCGTTCCGGCTACCTGGATGGTAGCCCCAATCAGAGGCTCTTTCGTTGTCTTGTCGACCACGGTACCTTTGATGTTTTCGGCTTGTACCAAAGCCGTTGTTGCTGAAAGCGTCAGTAGTAAAGAAGCTAATTTGCGCATCGTAAATTAATTATTGTCGTTTTCATTTTCTACACTGCAAAAGTAGATCCCGGCTGTTTCTTCCTCGTGTCAATCTGTTGATGATCGTTTTACAATCGTATGTGGTTTCTGTTTCAGATATTTCATTTTCGTTAATACATCTCCTGGTTGATTGTTAATTGTTAATATTAATTCGGTTGGTTTTCATTTTCCTTCAAAAAAGCTATTTTTGCACACTATATAAAATTGCAATCGAATGAAAGTACAGATTATCAATAAATCGCATCATCCGCTGCCGGCTTATGCCACTACGCAGTCGGCCGGTATGGATATCCGTGCCAACCTCTCAGAGCCGGTAGAGCTCAAGCCCCTGGAAAGAAAGCTGATCCCGACAGGCTTGTATATCGCTCTTCCCGACGGCTATGAGGCCCAGATGCGTCCCCGGAGCGGACTGGCCATCAAACATGGAATCACCCTGCTGAATACGCCGGGTACCATCGATGCCGACTATCGGGGGGAAATCGGAGTCATCCTCGTCAATCTGTCGAACGAACCCTTTGTCATCAACGATGGCGAACGGATCTGTCAGATGGTCATTGCCTCCTACCAGCAGGTAGAATGGGAAGCGGTCGAAGTCCTCGACGATACCGAACGGGGAGCCGGCGGATTCGGTCACACGGGGAAAAACTGAGAACTTCGTCAATCGAAAGTTGAAAATTGAGAATTGAAAATTTTGGAGACACGGCGCGCTGTAGAGACGCGGCACGCTACGTCTCTTCATATATAGGTATTATGTTTAGACAATTATCTTATATAATCTTGTTGTCGCTCCTGTTGCCCGTCGGCCTGTTGGCTACCGATGTGAAGAAGCCTGTTTCAGCCCCGCTGAACCAGCTCACCCCGGAGCAGCAGCGTAAGTTTGATTATTTCTATTACGAAGCAGCCAACCTGAAGAATGCCGGTAAGTACGACGCGGCCTTCGATCTCTTCTCCTACTGTCTCTCGCTGGATACGGCATCCTCGCCGGTCCTGTATGAACTGGCCATGTTCCAGCTCCAGCGGAATCGCCCGGAGAAGGCGGTAGAGATGCTCAAGAGCGCGGTGGCGCATAGCGCTGACAACTTCACCTACCGGATGACATTGGCGGGCTTATACCGGAATTTAGGCATGTATGGCGAAGCCTCTGCCT is part of the Parabacteroides sp. AD58 genome and harbors:
- the dut gene encoding dUTP diphosphatase, giving the protein MKVQIINKSHHPLPAYATTQSAGMDIRANLSEPVELKPLERKLIPTGLYIALPDGYEAQMRPRSGLAIKHGITLLNTPGTIDADYRGEIGVILVNLSNEPFVINDGERICQMVIASYQQVEWEAVEVLDDTERGAGGFGHTGKN